A genomic stretch from Telopea speciosissima isolate NSW1024214 ecotype Mountain lineage chromosome 7, Tspe_v1, whole genome shotgun sequence includes:
- the LOC122668831 gene encoding putative clathrin assembly protein At5g35200 isoform X2, protein MSGGGTQNSLRKALGAIKDTTTVGLAKVNSDYKELDIAIVKATNHVERPAKEKHIRAVFAAVSATMPRADVAYCIHALARRLAKTHTWAVALKTLILIHRALREVDATFREELINYGRSKNHMLNLAHFKDDSSPNAWDYSAFVRTYALFLEEKLECYRILTYDVETDRPRTKELDTAELLEQLPALQQLLHRVLGCQPQGAAVYNFIIQLAVSMVAAESIKIYQAISDGTVNMIDKFFEMPRHDAVRALEIYRRAGQQAERLSEFYEICKSLDLGRGERFIKIEQPPASFLTAMEEYVRDAPLASSVRKDQQVVEKITGPTVVLAIEYKKTPEMQEECPPISSPPPPPPEPEPEEPVKVEAPVSEPPDLLHLDDPVPAALELDEKNALALAIVPVADSSTNFPSGPDYANGASGWELALVTASSSNESATAASKLAGGLDKLTLDSLYDDALRRNTQNVSYNPWEPVPMASPMMQQPAHDPFLASSTVAAPHSVQMAAMAQQQQAFMLQQQMMMMGPQQQQPLNPFGNPYGAASQQYGSNTHVQAYNPYTGRM, encoded by the exons ATGTCTGGGGGAGGTACACAAAATAGCTTGAGGAAAGCTTTAGGAGCTATCAAGGACACCACTACAGTTGGATTGGCTAAAGTTAACAGCGACTACAAG GAGTTGGACATTGCCATTGTGAAGGCCACAAACCATGTTGAACGCCCCGCTAAAGAAAAACACATTAGGG CTGTCTTTGCTGCAGTTTCGGCTACAATGCCTCGAGCAGATGTGGCTTACTGCATCCATGCTCTTGCTAGACGTCTTGCCAAAACACATACTTGGGCG GTGGCATTGAAAACATTAATCTTGATACATCGTGCTCTAAGGGAAGTGGATGCTACCTTCCGTGAAGAACTCATTAATTATGGAAGGAGCAAAAACCATATGCTCAACTTGGCTCATTTTAAAGATGATTCCAGTCCAAATG CATGGGATTATTCTGCATTTGTCCGCACATATGCTTTATTCTTAGAGGAGAAGCTGGAATGCTACCGTATCTTGACGTACGATGTTGAGACAGATCGCCCG AGAACCAAGGAACTGGACACTGCCGAATTGCTTGAGCAGTTGCCAGCTTTACAACAGCTTCTGCATCGTGTTCTTGGCTGCCAG CCGCAAGGAGCAGCAGTTTACAATTTCATCATTCAGTTGGCAGTTTCAATG GTAGCTGCAGAGAGCATTAAGATTTATCAGGCTATAAGTGATGGTACAGTTAATATGATTGACAAG TTCTTTGAAATGCCACGCCATGATGCTGTTCGGGCTCTTGAGATATACAGAAGGGCTGGTCAGCAG GCAGAGAGACTGTCAGAGTTTTATGAAATATGTAAAAGTCTTGATCTTGGGCGTGGAGAAAGGTTTATCAAGATTGAACAG CCACCAGCATCATTTTTAACAGCCATGGAGGAGTATGTCAGAGATGCTCCTCTAGCTTCGTCAGTTCGGAAGGATCAG CAGGTGGTTGAAAAAATTACTGGCCCCACGGTGGTCCTGGCCATAGAATATAAGAAAACCCCAGAAATGCAGGAAGAATGCCCACCAATCTCCTCCCCACCTCCGCCTCCACCTGAACCTGAACCTGAAGAACCTGTTAAAGTGGAGGCTCCTGTTTCAGAACCACCTGATCTGTTG CATTTGGATGATCCTGTCCCAGCTGCATTGGAACTTGATGAGAAGAATGCCCTGGCTCTGGCTATTGTTCCAGTTG cTGATTCATCAACAAATTTTCCTTCTGGTCCTGATTATGCAAATGGAGCTTCAGGCTGGGAGTTGGCACTTGTAACTGCTTCAAGCTCAAATGAGAGTGCCACAGCTGCAAGCAAACTG GCGGGAGGGCTGGACAAGCTTACATTGGACAGCTTATATGATGACGCACTTAGGAGAAATACCCAGAATGTGAGCTATAACCCATGGGAGCCGGTACCCATGGCTAGTCCTATGATGCAACAACCAGCACATGACCCATTCCTGGCCTCCAGCACTGTGGCAGCACCCCATTCTGTTCAGATGGCAGCAATGGCCCAGCAACAGCAAGCTTTCATGTTGCAGCaacagatgatgatgatgggtccacaacaacaacagcctTTAAATCCTTTTGGTAATCCATATGGCGCTGCAAGCCAGCAGTATGGGTCTAATACGCATGTTCAAGCTTACAATCCATACACAGGCCGTATGTAG
- the LOC122668831 gene encoding putative clathrin assembly protein At5g35200 isoform X3: protein MSGGGTQNSLRKALGAIKDTTTVGLAKVNSDYKELDIAIVKATNHVERPAKEKHIRAVFAAVSATMPRADVAYCIHALARRLAKTHTWAVALKTLILIHRALREVDATFREELINYGRSKNHMLNLAHFKDDSSPNAWDYSAFVRTYALFLEEKLECYRILTYDVETDRPRTKELDTAELLEQLPALQQLLHRVLGCQPQGAAVYNFIIQLAVSMVAAESIKIYQAISDGTVNMIDKFFEMPRHDAVRALEIYRRAGQQAERLSEFYEICKSLDLGRGERFIKIEQPPASFLTAMEEYVRDAPLASSVRKDQVVEKITGPTVVLAIEYKKTPEMQEECPPISSPPPPPPEPEPEEPVKVEAPVSEPPDLLQHLDDPVPAALELDEKNALALAIVPVADSSTNFPSGPDYANGASGWELALVTASSSNESATAASKLAGGLDKLTLDSLYDDALRRNTQNVSYNPWEPVPMASPMMQQPAHDPFLASSTVAAPHSVQMAAMAQQQQAFMLQQQMMMMGPQQQQPLNPFGNPYGAASQQYGSNTHVQAYNPYTGRM, encoded by the exons ATGTCTGGGGGAGGTACACAAAATAGCTTGAGGAAAGCTTTAGGAGCTATCAAGGACACCACTACAGTTGGATTGGCTAAAGTTAACAGCGACTACAAG GAGTTGGACATTGCCATTGTGAAGGCCACAAACCATGTTGAACGCCCCGCTAAAGAAAAACACATTAGGG CTGTCTTTGCTGCAGTTTCGGCTACAATGCCTCGAGCAGATGTGGCTTACTGCATCCATGCTCTTGCTAGACGTCTTGCCAAAACACATACTTGGGCG GTGGCATTGAAAACATTAATCTTGATACATCGTGCTCTAAGGGAAGTGGATGCTACCTTCCGTGAAGAACTCATTAATTATGGAAGGAGCAAAAACCATATGCTCAACTTGGCTCATTTTAAAGATGATTCCAGTCCAAATG CATGGGATTATTCTGCATTTGTCCGCACATATGCTTTATTCTTAGAGGAGAAGCTGGAATGCTACCGTATCTTGACGTACGATGTTGAGACAGATCGCCCG AGAACCAAGGAACTGGACACTGCCGAATTGCTTGAGCAGTTGCCAGCTTTACAACAGCTTCTGCATCGTGTTCTTGGCTGCCAG CCGCAAGGAGCAGCAGTTTACAATTTCATCATTCAGTTGGCAGTTTCAATG GTAGCTGCAGAGAGCATTAAGATTTATCAGGCTATAAGTGATGGTACAGTTAATATGATTGACAAG TTCTTTGAAATGCCACGCCATGATGCTGTTCGGGCTCTTGAGATATACAGAAGGGCTGGTCAGCAG GCAGAGAGACTGTCAGAGTTTTATGAAATATGTAAAAGTCTTGATCTTGGGCGTGGAGAAAGGTTTATCAAGATTGAACAG CCACCAGCATCATTTTTAACAGCCATGGAGGAGTATGTCAGAGATGCTCCTCTAGCTTCGTCAGTTCGGAAGGATCAG GTGGTTGAAAAAATTACTGGCCCCACGGTGGTCCTGGCCATAGAATATAAGAAAACCCCAGAAATGCAGGAAGAATGCCCACCAATCTCCTCCCCACCTCCGCCTCCACCTGAACCTGAACCTGAAGAACCTGTTAAAGTGGAGGCTCCTGTTTCAGAACCACCTGATCTGTTG CAGCATTTGGATGATCCTGTCCCAGCTGCATTGGAACTTGATGAGAAGAATGCCCTGGCTCTGGCTATTGTTCCAGTTG cTGATTCATCAACAAATTTTCCTTCTGGTCCTGATTATGCAAATGGAGCTTCAGGCTGGGAGTTGGCACTTGTAACTGCTTCAAGCTCAAATGAGAGTGCCACAGCTGCAAGCAAACTG GCGGGAGGGCTGGACAAGCTTACATTGGACAGCTTATATGATGACGCACTTAGGAGAAATACCCAGAATGTGAGCTATAACCCATGGGAGCCGGTACCCATGGCTAGTCCTATGATGCAACAACCAGCACATGACCCATTCCTGGCCTCCAGCACTGTGGCAGCACCCCATTCTGTTCAGATGGCAGCAATGGCCCAGCAACAGCAAGCTTTCATGTTGCAGCaacagatgatgatgatgggtccacaacaacaacagcctTTAAATCCTTTTGGTAATCCATATGGCGCTGCAAGCCAGCAGTATGGGTCTAATACGCATGTTCAAGCTTACAATCCATACACAGGCCGTATGTAG
- the LOC122668831 gene encoding putative clathrin assembly protein At5g35200 isoform X4 yields MSGGGTQNSLRKALGAIKDTTTVGLAKVNSDYKELDIAIVKATNHVERPAKEKHIRAVFAAVSATMPRADVAYCIHALARRLAKTHTWAVALKTLILIHRALREVDATFREELINYGRSKNHMLNLAHFKDDSSPNAWDYSAFVRTYALFLEEKLECYRILTYDVETDRPRTKELDTAELLEQLPALQQLLHRVLGCQPQGAAVYNFIIQLAVSMVAAESIKIYQAISDGTVNMIDKFFEMPRHDAVRALEIYRRAGQQAERLSEFYEICKSLDLGRGERFIKIEQPPASFLTAMEEYVRDAPLASSVRKDQVVEKITGPTVVLAIEYKKTPEMQEECPPISSPPPPPPEPEPEEPVKVEAPVSEPPDLLHLDDPVPAALELDEKNALALAIVPVADSSTNFPSGPDYANGASGWELALVTASSSNESATAASKLAGGLDKLTLDSLYDDALRRNTQNVSYNPWEPVPMASPMMQQPAHDPFLASSTVAAPHSVQMAAMAQQQQAFMLQQQMMMMGPQQQQPLNPFGNPYGAASQQYGSNTHVQAYNPYTGRM; encoded by the exons ATGTCTGGGGGAGGTACACAAAATAGCTTGAGGAAAGCTTTAGGAGCTATCAAGGACACCACTACAGTTGGATTGGCTAAAGTTAACAGCGACTACAAG GAGTTGGACATTGCCATTGTGAAGGCCACAAACCATGTTGAACGCCCCGCTAAAGAAAAACACATTAGGG CTGTCTTTGCTGCAGTTTCGGCTACAATGCCTCGAGCAGATGTGGCTTACTGCATCCATGCTCTTGCTAGACGTCTTGCCAAAACACATACTTGGGCG GTGGCATTGAAAACATTAATCTTGATACATCGTGCTCTAAGGGAAGTGGATGCTACCTTCCGTGAAGAACTCATTAATTATGGAAGGAGCAAAAACCATATGCTCAACTTGGCTCATTTTAAAGATGATTCCAGTCCAAATG CATGGGATTATTCTGCATTTGTCCGCACATATGCTTTATTCTTAGAGGAGAAGCTGGAATGCTACCGTATCTTGACGTACGATGTTGAGACAGATCGCCCG AGAACCAAGGAACTGGACACTGCCGAATTGCTTGAGCAGTTGCCAGCTTTACAACAGCTTCTGCATCGTGTTCTTGGCTGCCAG CCGCAAGGAGCAGCAGTTTACAATTTCATCATTCAGTTGGCAGTTTCAATG GTAGCTGCAGAGAGCATTAAGATTTATCAGGCTATAAGTGATGGTACAGTTAATATGATTGACAAG TTCTTTGAAATGCCACGCCATGATGCTGTTCGGGCTCTTGAGATATACAGAAGGGCTGGTCAGCAG GCAGAGAGACTGTCAGAGTTTTATGAAATATGTAAAAGTCTTGATCTTGGGCGTGGAGAAAGGTTTATCAAGATTGAACAG CCACCAGCATCATTTTTAACAGCCATGGAGGAGTATGTCAGAGATGCTCCTCTAGCTTCGTCAGTTCGGAAGGATCAG GTGGTTGAAAAAATTACTGGCCCCACGGTGGTCCTGGCCATAGAATATAAGAAAACCCCAGAAATGCAGGAAGAATGCCCACCAATCTCCTCCCCACCTCCGCCTCCACCTGAACCTGAACCTGAAGAACCTGTTAAAGTGGAGGCTCCTGTTTCAGAACCACCTGATCTGTTG CATTTGGATGATCCTGTCCCAGCTGCATTGGAACTTGATGAGAAGAATGCCCTGGCTCTGGCTATTGTTCCAGTTG cTGATTCATCAACAAATTTTCCTTCTGGTCCTGATTATGCAAATGGAGCTTCAGGCTGGGAGTTGGCACTTGTAACTGCTTCAAGCTCAAATGAGAGTGCCACAGCTGCAAGCAAACTG GCGGGAGGGCTGGACAAGCTTACATTGGACAGCTTATATGATGACGCACTTAGGAGAAATACCCAGAATGTGAGCTATAACCCATGGGAGCCGGTACCCATGGCTAGTCCTATGATGCAACAACCAGCACATGACCCATTCCTGGCCTCCAGCACTGTGGCAGCACCCCATTCTGTTCAGATGGCAGCAATGGCCCAGCAACAGCAAGCTTTCATGTTGCAGCaacagatgatgatgatgggtccacaacaacaacagcctTTAAATCCTTTTGGTAATCCATATGGCGCTGCAAGCCAGCAGTATGGGTCTAATACGCATGTTCAAGCTTACAATCCATACACAGGCCGTATGTAG
- the LOC122668831 gene encoding putative clathrin assembly protein At5g35200 isoform X5, which translates to MSGGGTQNSLRKALGAIKDTTTVGLAKVNSDYKELDIAIVKATNHVERPAKEKHIRAVFAAVSATMPRADVAYCIHALARRLAKTHTWAVALKTLILIHRALREVDATFREELINYGRSKNHMLNLAHFKDDSSPNAWDYSAFVRTYALFLEEKLECYRILTYDVETDRPRTKELDTAELLEQLPALQQLLHRVLGCQPQGAAVYNFIIQLAVSMVAAESIKIYQAISDGTVNMIDKFFEMPRHDAVRALEIYRRAGQQAERLSEFYEICKSLDLGRGERFIKIEQPPASFLTAMEEYVRDAPLASSVRKDQQVVEKITGPTVVLAIEYKKTPEMQEECPPISSPPPPPPEPEPEEPVKVEAPVSEPPDLLQHLDDPVPAALELDEKNALALAIVPVADSSTNFPSGPDYANGASGWELALVTASSSNESATAASKLLQQLGHVTKLQQLGNRP; encoded by the exons ATGTCTGGGGGAGGTACACAAAATAGCTTGAGGAAAGCTTTAGGAGCTATCAAGGACACCACTACAGTTGGATTGGCTAAAGTTAACAGCGACTACAAG GAGTTGGACATTGCCATTGTGAAGGCCACAAACCATGTTGAACGCCCCGCTAAAGAAAAACACATTAGGG CTGTCTTTGCTGCAGTTTCGGCTACAATGCCTCGAGCAGATGTGGCTTACTGCATCCATGCTCTTGCTAGACGTCTTGCCAAAACACATACTTGGGCG GTGGCATTGAAAACATTAATCTTGATACATCGTGCTCTAAGGGAAGTGGATGCTACCTTCCGTGAAGAACTCATTAATTATGGAAGGAGCAAAAACCATATGCTCAACTTGGCTCATTTTAAAGATGATTCCAGTCCAAATG CATGGGATTATTCTGCATTTGTCCGCACATATGCTTTATTCTTAGAGGAGAAGCTGGAATGCTACCGTATCTTGACGTACGATGTTGAGACAGATCGCCCG AGAACCAAGGAACTGGACACTGCCGAATTGCTTGAGCAGTTGCCAGCTTTACAACAGCTTCTGCATCGTGTTCTTGGCTGCCAG CCGCAAGGAGCAGCAGTTTACAATTTCATCATTCAGTTGGCAGTTTCAATG GTAGCTGCAGAGAGCATTAAGATTTATCAGGCTATAAGTGATGGTACAGTTAATATGATTGACAAG TTCTTTGAAATGCCACGCCATGATGCTGTTCGGGCTCTTGAGATATACAGAAGGGCTGGTCAGCAG GCAGAGAGACTGTCAGAGTTTTATGAAATATGTAAAAGTCTTGATCTTGGGCGTGGAGAAAGGTTTATCAAGATTGAACAG CCACCAGCATCATTTTTAACAGCCATGGAGGAGTATGTCAGAGATGCTCCTCTAGCTTCGTCAGTTCGGAAGGATCAG CAGGTGGTTGAAAAAATTACTGGCCCCACGGTGGTCCTGGCCATAGAATATAAGAAAACCCCAGAAATGCAGGAAGAATGCCCACCAATCTCCTCCCCACCTCCGCCTCCACCTGAACCTGAACCTGAAGAACCTGTTAAAGTGGAGGCTCCTGTTTCAGAACCACCTGATCTGTTG CAGCATTTGGATGATCCTGTCCCAGCTGCATTGGAACTTGATGAGAAGAATGCCCTGGCTCTGGCTATTGTTCCAGTTG cTGATTCATCAACAAATTTTCCTTCTGGTCCTGATTATGCAAATGGAGCTTCAGGCTGGGAGTTGGCACTTGTAACTGCTTCAAGCTCAAATGAGAGTGCCACAGCTGCAAGCAAACTG CTGCAACAACTTGGGCACGTAACAAAGCTGCAACAACTTGGGAATAGACCATAA
- the LOC122668831 gene encoding putative clathrin assembly protein At5g35200 isoform X1 — protein sequence MSGGGTQNSLRKALGAIKDTTTVGLAKVNSDYKELDIAIVKATNHVERPAKEKHIRAVFAAVSATMPRADVAYCIHALARRLAKTHTWAVALKTLILIHRALREVDATFREELINYGRSKNHMLNLAHFKDDSSPNAWDYSAFVRTYALFLEEKLECYRILTYDVETDRPRTKELDTAELLEQLPALQQLLHRVLGCQPQGAAVYNFIIQLAVSMVAAESIKIYQAISDGTVNMIDKFFEMPRHDAVRALEIYRRAGQQAERLSEFYEICKSLDLGRGERFIKIEQPPASFLTAMEEYVRDAPLASSVRKDQQVVEKITGPTVVLAIEYKKTPEMQEECPPISSPPPPPPEPEPEEPVKVEAPVSEPPDLLQHLDDPVPAALELDEKNALALAIVPVADSSTNFPSGPDYANGASGWELALVTASSSNESATAASKLAGGLDKLTLDSLYDDALRRNTQNVSYNPWEPVPMASPMMQQPAHDPFLASSTVAAPHSVQMAAMAQQQQAFMLQQQMMMMGPQQQQPLNPFGNPYGAASQQYGSNTHVQAYNPYTGRM from the exons ATGTCTGGGGGAGGTACACAAAATAGCTTGAGGAAAGCTTTAGGAGCTATCAAGGACACCACTACAGTTGGATTGGCTAAAGTTAACAGCGACTACAAG GAGTTGGACATTGCCATTGTGAAGGCCACAAACCATGTTGAACGCCCCGCTAAAGAAAAACACATTAGGG CTGTCTTTGCTGCAGTTTCGGCTACAATGCCTCGAGCAGATGTGGCTTACTGCATCCATGCTCTTGCTAGACGTCTTGCCAAAACACATACTTGGGCG GTGGCATTGAAAACATTAATCTTGATACATCGTGCTCTAAGGGAAGTGGATGCTACCTTCCGTGAAGAACTCATTAATTATGGAAGGAGCAAAAACCATATGCTCAACTTGGCTCATTTTAAAGATGATTCCAGTCCAAATG CATGGGATTATTCTGCATTTGTCCGCACATATGCTTTATTCTTAGAGGAGAAGCTGGAATGCTACCGTATCTTGACGTACGATGTTGAGACAGATCGCCCG AGAACCAAGGAACTGGACACTGCCGAATTGCTTGAGCAGTTGCCAGCTTTACAACAGCTTCTGCATCGTGTTCTTGGCTGCCAG CCGCAAGGAGCAGCAGTTTACAATTTCATCATTCAGTTGGCAGTTTCAATG GTAGCTGCAGAGAGCATTAAGATTTATCAGGCTATAAGTGATGGTACAGTTAATATGATTGACAAG TTCTTTGAAATGCCACGCCATGATGCTGTTCGGGCTCTTGAGATATACAGAAGGGCTGGTCAGCAG GCAGAGAGACTGTCAGAGTTTTATGAAATATGTAAAAGTCTTGATCTTGGGCGTGGAGAAAGGTTTATCAAGATTGAACAG CCACCAGCATCATTTTTAACAGCCATGGAGGAGTATGTCAGAGATGCTCCTCTAGCTTCGTCAGTTCGGAAGGATCAG CAGGTGGTTGAAAAAATTACTGGCCCCACGGTGGTCCTGGCCATAGAATATAAGAAAACCCCAGAAATGCAGGAAGAATGCCCACCAATCTCCTCCCCACCTCCGCCTCCACCTGAACCTGAACCTGAAGAACCTGTTAAAGTGGAGGCTCCTGTTTCAGAACCACCTGATCTGTTG CAGCATTTGGATGATCCTGTCCCAGCTGCATTGGAACTTGATGAGAAGAATGCCCTGGCTCTGGCTATTGTTCCAGTTG cTGATTCATCAACAAATTTTCCTTCTGGTCCTGATTATGCAAATGGAGCTTCAGGCTGGGAGTTGGCACTTGTAACTGCTTCAAGCTCAAATGAGAGTGCCACAGCTGCAAGCAAACTG GCGGGAGGGCTGGACAAGCTTACATTGGACAGCTTATATGATGACGCACTTAGGAGAAATACCCAGAATGTGAGCTATAACCCATGGGAGCCGGTACCCATGGCTAGTCCTATGATGCAACAACCAGCACATGACCCATTCCTGGCCTCCAGCACTGTGGCAGCACCCCATTCTGTTCAGATGGCAGCAATGGCCCAGCAACAGCAAGCTTTCATGTTGCAGCaacagatgatgatgatgggtccacaacaacaacagcctTTAAATCCTTTTGGTAATCCATATGGCGCTGCAAGCCAGCAGTATGGGTCTAATACGCATGTTCAAGCTTACAATCCATACACAGGCCGTATGTAG